One part of the Polyangiaceae bacterium genome encodes these proteins:
- a CDS encoding formylglycine-generating enzyme family protein, which yields MRPAFWPRVGALGCLVWCLSGCGEESLPPRGQAVLYVNTDAPLPNAAGDEASELIPLFDRLMLEVFPPGSDSSCQGCTRELAASTEVFQQGVSFGLVGEPGTRVRARLFKSTFLLGDEPRPESTLEAVTRLPKISEGSVQELHVDLLVDSLGTPLGSLSNPHPAEPGRGAPEQVGSWWGARRLNCPTEPGEDEVCVPGGAFWMGDPRLDFSGSPEHDGSLERLVVASPFFVEKHELTVAAFRASGLERRRLPTFPVDDPHEQNTGIPGCTYTPEPSETDQLSVNCITWSLADEYCRSVGKSLPSEAQLEYLLSGLGRGSFVWGNTPPSCEDAVFERSLGGDCYDLGAGVQAAGSGLRDRLVLQSGELLDIAGNVSEWARDEWDPENGSCWGTGLFVDPLCVKGEPDPELATHSYRGGHFGDVVNGLRSAVRGSITNAQFAAAPEIGVRCARTP from the coding sequence ATGAGACCAGCCTTTTGGCCACGCGTCGGGGCTCTCGGGTGCCTCGTGTGGTGTCTCTCCGGCTGCGGCGAAGAGAGCCTCCCGCCTCGTGGGCAAGCCGTGCTCTACGTCAACACCGACGCGCCGCTACCGAACGCGGCAGGAGATGAAGCCAGCGAGCTGATTCCGCTTTTCGATCGCTTGATGCTGGAGGTGTTTCCGCCAGGATCTGACTCTAGCTGCCAGGGCTGCACGCGAGAGCTCGCTGCAAGCACCGAGGTATTCCAGCAAGGAGTCTCGTTTGGGCTGGTGGGGGAACCCGGCACGCGGGTCCGGGCGCGGCTCTTCAAGAGCACCTTCTTGCTCGGAGACGAGCCGCGGCCCGAGTCGACACTTGAAGCGGTCACTCGGCTGCCAAAGATCTCCGAGGGCTCGGTCCAGGAGCTGCACGTCGACCTATTGGTCGACTCCCTGGGCACGCCACTTGGCAGCTTGAGCAATCCTCACCCCGCGGAGCCGGGGCGCGGCGCACCCGAGCAGGTGGGCAGCTGGTGGGGCGCCCGCAGATTGAATTGCCCGACGGAACCAGGCGAGGACGAAGTCTGCGTCCCTGGCGGTGCGTTCTGGATGGGGGATCCAAGGCTCGACTTCAGCGGCTCACCGGAGCACGACGGCAGTCTCGAGCGACTCGTCGTGGCCTCGCCGTTCTTCGTGGAAAAGCACGAGCTGACGGTGGCGGCGTTTCGCGCTTCCGGCCTCGAACGCAGACGTTTGCCGACGTTTCCCGTGGATGATCCCCATGAACAGAACACCGGGATCCCGGGCTGCACCTACACGCCAGAACCCAGTGAGACGGATCAGCTGAGCGTCAACTGCATCACCTGGAGCCTGGCGGACGAGTACTGCAGATCCGTGGGGAAATCCCTGCCGAGCGAGGCGCAGCTCGAGTATCTGCTTTCCGGCTTGGGACGAGGCAGCTTCGTGTGGGGCAACACACCCCCAAGCTGTGAGGACGCGGTGTTCGAGCGCAGCCTCGGCGGCGACTGCTACGACCTCGGGGCAGGCGTTCAGGCCGCTGGCAGCGGGCTTCGTGATCGCTTGGTGCTGCAATCGGGGGAGCTGCTCGACATCGCAGGCAACGTCTCCGAGTGGGCCCGCGACGAGTGGGATCCAGAGAATGGCAGCTGCTGGGGAACGGGGCTGTTCGTCGATCCGCTGTGCGTGAAAGGTGAACCGGACCCGGAGCTTGCGACCCACAGCTACCGCGGCGGCCATTTCGGCGACGTGGTGAACGGCTTGCGAAGCGCCGTCCGCGGGTCGATCACCAACGCGCAGTTCGCTGCAGCGCCGGAAATCGGCGTGCGCTGCGCCCGCACACCTTGA
- a CDS encoding DUF1501 domain-containing protein, whose product MNRRAFLGFGIGAGMSLGLGLGLKTAWAEPAALEVAPHPQKRTVLVVVLLRGAADGLSVVVPHGDREYYDLRRQIAIAPPGKAQSAIDLDGRFGLHPRLAPLKAAWDAGELAPIVSFGSPDPTRSHFDAQDRMELGTPRVAGKPGAHYQSGFMNRMAGALGLSDPLGAVALAANMPMILRGTAPALSLEGIEDFGLDAPAQAKSRLEAGFERLYAKAQRRSPRIGDAGQVGLKALKELRDVPARASSARYPQGALGSNLRDLARLVHGSPALRLGFIEVGGWDTHTGQGGAAGGRLARSLDELGKGLAAFREDLGDEGARVVTLVMTEFGRTAAQNGSGGTDHGHGSVALLLGGPVRGKRVLGQFPGLKSDQLYQGRDVAVTTDFRDVVAEIAQRHLSVKPSAVFPGYTPGAGVGALA is encoded by the coding sequence ATGAACCGCAGAGCATTCCTGGGATTCGGTATCGGTGCTGGCATGAGCCTTGGATTGGGCCTCGGGCTCAAGACGGCTTGGGCGGAGCCCGCGGCTCTAGAAGTCGCTCCTCACCCCCAAAAGCGCACGGTGCTGGTGGTGGTCCTCCTGCGAGGGGCGGCGGATGGGCTCAGTGTGGTGGTACCGCACGGAGATAGAGAGTACTACGACTTGCGGCGCCAGATCGCCATCGCCCCGCCGGGCAAGGCGCAGTCGGCAATCGATCTGGACGGGCGCTTCGGGCTGCATCCGCGGCTAGCGCCGCTGAAGGCAGCGTGGGACGCCGGGGAGCTCGCGCCAATCGTGAGCTTCGGCTCACCAGACCCGACGCGAAGTCACTTCGACGCGCAAGATCGCATGGAACTCGGGACGCCTCGCGTGGCGGGGAAGCCAGGTGCCCACTACCAGAGTGGCTTCATGAACCGCATGGCGGGTGCGCTAGGTCTCAGCGATCCACTCGGCGCCGTGGCCCTCGCTGCCAACATGCCAATGATTCTCCGCGGAACCGCGCCAGCGTTGTCCCTGGAAGGCATCGAGGACTTTGGACTGGACGCTCCGGCGCAGGCCAAGTCGCGCCTGGAGGCGGGCTTCGAGAGGCTGTATGCCAAGGCTCAGCGGCGCTCGCCTCGCATTGGCGACGCCGGCCAAGTCGGGCTCAAGGCGCTCAAGGAGCTGCGAGACGTACCGGCTCGGGCGAGTTCAGCGCGCTACCCCCAGGGGGCGCTTGGTAGCAACCTGCGGGATCTCGCGCGCTTGGTCCACGGGTCGCCCGCACTACGCCTTGGCTTCATCGAGGTAGGTGGCTGGGATACCCACACAGGGCAGGGCGGCGCTGCGGGTGGTCGCCTCGCGCGCAGCCTGGACGAGCTGGGTAAGGGACTCGCCGCTTTCCGTGAGGATTTAGGAGACGAAGGCGCCCGGGTGGTGACCTTGGTCATGACGGAGTTCGGCCGCACTGCAGCTCAGAACGGTAGCGGTGGAACCGACCACGGGCATGGCTCTGTGGCGCTGCTCCTCGGTGGTCCAGTGCGTGGCAAGCGCGTGCTCGGTCAGTTTCCGGGCCTGAAGTCGGATCAGCTCTACCAAGGACGGGACGTGGCTGTGACCACTGACTTCCGAGATGTCGTCGCGGAGATCGCGCAGCGTCACCTGAGCGTGAAGCCCAGCGCGGTGTTCCCGGGTTACACCCCCGGTGCCGGGGTGGGCGCGTTGGCCTGA
- a CDS encoding site-specific DNA-methyltransferase: MIGKAEVDLVYWDPPFAAGGTRGARAGKGERLNGEAAYHDAWGGIDAWLEMMRPRAELVGQMLSPQGSIWLHLDHRAVHEAKWLFDELFGRKAFKGEIIWVPGNGARNTKGPSVTHQTILVYAPRGQMIWNVDHPALREPFAETSQRMHFRKVDEAGRRYRERVIGGKAYRYYADIGRRLGSVWTDCPAMNANTPLTRETTGYPTQKPESLLERIIHASSLPDSWVLDPMSGSGTTLAVAKRLERRWLGVDRSPVALRIASERLGVSLAKPARRSKS, translated from the coding sequence CTGATTGGAAAGGCGGAGGTGGACCTGGTGTATTGGGACCCGCCATTCGCCGCGGGAGGCACCCGAGGCGCGCGCGCGGGCAAAGGGGAGCGCCTGAACGGCGAGGCTGCCTACCACGACGCTTGGGGAGGTATCGACGCTTGGCTCGAGATGATGCGGCCACGCGCCGAGCTAGTGGGGCAAATGCTGTCTCCCCAGGGAAGCATCTGGCTACACCTGGATCACCGCGCAGTTCACGAAGCGAAGTGGCTCTTCGATGAGCTATTCGGCCGCAAGGCGTTCAAAGGCGAGATCATCTGGGTGCCAGGCAACGGTGCGCGCAACACCAAGGGGCCGAGCGTCACGCATCAGACCATCCTAGTCTACGCGCCTCGGGGTCAGATGATCTGGAACGTAGACCACCCGGCGCTACGTGAGCCGTTCGCCGAGACGAGCCAACGCATGCATTTTCGCAAGGTCGACGAGGCCGGTCGCCGCTATCGGGAGCGCGTGATTGGGGGCAAGGCCTACCGCTACTACGCCGACATCGGCAGGCGTCTTGGCAGTGTGTGGACCGACTGCCCGGCGATGAACGCCAACACGCCGCTCACTCGCGAGACGACCGGGTACCCCACGCAGAAGCCCGAGAGCTTGCTCGAACGCATCATTCACGCGTCGAGCCTGCCCGATTCCTGGGTGCTCGACCCAATGAGCGGCTCAGGGACGACCCTAGCTGTCGCCAAGCGCCTCGAAAGACGCTGGCTCGGCGTCGACCGGTCACCCGTAGCGCTGCGCATCGCAAGCGAGCGCCTAGGCGTGTCGCTCGCGAAACCCGCCAGGCGCTCCAAGAGCTGA
- a CDS encoding penicillin-insensitive murein endopeptidase yields MTPSFQSQRRPIEKAATGVASSGALSFGCTPWLGCALLLGCTLLLGCTPTPNPLTPAFSGTIGVPHAGMQTGAVELPKRGKGFARYRPYSDHYWGQPRLVAAVERAAAKIHDEFPGGKPLLLGDLSGENGGKIPGHHSHRTGRDIDLLWYVTTPSGAPVLSPGFIKLGGDGLAQVGEDYYALDVPRQWALIKALILDPEASVQWMFCSRPIEGLLIDYARAKGEPDDLVWYAETVLQQPGDSAPHDDHIHMRFACSEAEAVRGCVGGGPYWEFLPGKKTPEPSDDELIAMALAEPALPPVDAEPVGAPQPDDSSAEPAEPTAATTPAP; encoded by the coding sequence GTGACTCCCAGCTTTCAATCGCAGCGTCGGCCCATCGAAAAGGCCGCAACGGGGGTCGCGTCGAGCGGCGCCCTCTCATTCGGCTGCACGCCGTGGCTCGGCTGCGCGCTGTTGCTCGGTTGCACGCTGTTGCTCGGCTGCACGCCGACACCCAATCCGCTGACACCAGCGTTCTCCGGCACCATCGGCGTTCCCCACGCGGGCATGCAAACGGGCGCTGTGGAGCTGCCCAAGCGGGGCAAGGGCTTCGCGCGCTATCGCCCGTACAGCGATCACTACTGGGGCCAACCACGGTTAGTCGCAGCGGTTGAGCGCGCCGCCGCCAAGATCCATGACGAATTTCCCGGCGGCAAACCCCTCCTACTTGGTGATCTATCGGGTGAAAATGGCGGTAAGATCCCCGGTCATCACTCGCACCGCACTGGGCGGGACATCGACCTCTTGTGGTACGTGACGACGCCTAGCGGTGCTCCGGTGTTGAGTCCCGGGTTCATCAAGCTTGGCGGCGACGGCCTGGCGCAGGTGGGCGAGGACTACTACGCCCTCGACGTGCCGCGACAGTGGGCGCTGATCAAGGCTTTGATCTTGGATCCCGAGGCCAGCGTCCAGTGGATGTTTTGTAGCCGGCCCATCGAAGGACTGCTGATCGACTACGCGCGCGCCAAGGGCGAACCCGACGACTTGGTGTGGTACGCGGAGACCGTGCTCCAACAACCCGGAGACAGCGCGCCCCACGACGACCACATCCACATGCGCTTCGCCTGCTCCGAGGCGGAAGCCGTGCGCGGCTGCGTCGGCGGTGGCCCCTACTGGGAATTTCTGCCCGGCAAAAAGACACCCGAGCCAAGCGATGATGAGTTGATCGCGATGGCCCTCGCTGAGCCAGCACTTCCCCCGGTCGATGCGGAGCCAGTGGGAGCACCTCAGCCTGACGACTCGAGCGCTGAACCAGCGGAGCCGACCGCCGCGACGACCCCAGCTCCGTGA
- a CDS encoding DUF1800 domain-containing protein — MSSERRAAWFLAATLTVGCGGSASVPAAHQVPPEPASATLASLDAQGARHVLSRFAFGPRPGEVEALQRQGLTAWLDAQLKPEGIPDAEADRRLEPYLSSLSPDQQLRAFRALKKGGTANPDTDLPELTRKDFRELAARAQLLELGRFVESDRQLQEVMTDFWSNHFNVYARKGPVRFLTSDYVERTLRPHALGKFEDLLLATAKHPAMLIYLDNAKSVKAGAPGTPAAKRKKGLNENYARELLELHTLGVDGGYTQQDVIEVARVLTGWSVTRPQEDELGFKFRARQHDNAAKTVLGTQFPAGGGQAEGERLIRMLARHPATARHLARKLCARFVSDDPPAACVGSAAQAYMRSEGDIATVVRTIATGGTFWAPAVRGAKIKSPLELVVSAVRAADGHLDGGVGLGRTLAELGQPLFLYAAPTGYPERGDAWMGPGQALSRMRFGIQFAAGRVDGISYEADRVLPLVSEPAQATANVNRVFFAGTLGKESAGDLEEELKGLSNSKQLRAHAVAFAVGGPEFQRQ; from the coding sequence ATGTCGAGTGAACGTCGGGCAGCGTGGTTTCTAGCAGCGACACTGACGGTCGGTTGTGGCGGATCTGCCAGCGTCCCGGCGGCGCACCAGGTACCGCCCGAGCCGGCCAGCGCCACGCTCGCGAGCCTGGATGCGCAGGGGGCGCGCCACGTCTTGTCGCGGTTTGCCTTCGGTCCGCGGCCCGGGGAAGTCGAAGCGCTTCAGCGCCAGGGTCTGACCGCGTGGCTCGATGCCCAGCTCAAGCCGGAGGGCATCCCGGACGCTGAGGCCGATCGGCGGCTCGAGCCATACCTCAGCAGCCTCTCACCAGACCAGCAGCTGAGGGCATTTCGTGCCTTGAAGAAGGGGGGCACTGCGAACCCCGACACCGACTTGCCAGAGCTCACGCGCAAGGACTTTCGCGAACTGGCCGCGCGCGCGCAGCTGCTCGAGCTTGGGCGCTTTGTTGAGAGCGATCGCCAACTGCAAGAGGTGATGACGGACTTCTGGTCGAATCACTTCAACGTTTACGCGCGGAAAGGCCCTGTGCGCTTCCTCACCTCGGACTACGTGGAACGCACGCTGCGTCCCCATGCTCTCGGTAAGTTCGAAGATTTGCTCCTGGCCACTGCCAAGCACCCTGCGATGCTCATCTACTTGGATAACGCGAAGAGCGTCAAGGCGGGCGCGCCGGGCACGCCAGCGGCCAAGCGCAAGAAAGGCCTGAACGAGAACTACGCGCGCGAACTACTAGAGCTCCACACCCTGGGTGTGGACGGAGGCTACACCCAGCAAGATGTCATTGAAGTAGCGCGAGTGTTGACAGGTTGGAGTGTGACTCGGCCCCAAGAGGACGAGCTTGGCTTCAAGTTTCGGGCGCGCCAGCACGACAACGCTGCCAAGACCGTGCTCGGCACGCAGTTCCCGGCGGGCGGAGGACAGGCGGAGGGCGAGCGACTGATCCGCATGCTCGCCCGTCACCCTGCAACTGCGCGCCATCTCGCGCGGAAGCTGTGCGCGCGCTTCGTCAGCGACGATCCTCCCGCGGCCTGTGTCGGTAGCGCCGCGCAAGCTTATATGCGGAGTGAGGGAGACATCGCGACGGTCGTGCGAACCATTGCCACGGGGGGGACCTTCTGGGCGCCCGCGGTCAGGGGCGCCAAGATCAAGTCTCCGCTCGAGTTGGTGGTGAGCGCGGTGCGTGCCGCTGACGGTCACCTCGACGGCGGAGTTGGTCTAGGACGAACCCTCGCGGAACTAGGGCAGCCGTTGTTCCTCTACGCAGCTCCGACAGGGTACCCGGAACGCGGCGACGCTTGGATGGGGCCGGGTCAGGCACTCTCGAGGATGCGCTTTGGGATCCAGTTTGCGGCTGGCCGTGTTGACGGCATCAGCTACGAAGCGGACCGCGTGCTGCCGCTCGTTTCTGAGCCGGCGCAGGCGACGGCCAACGTGAACCGGGTCTTCTTTGCGGGGACCCTGGGGAAAGAAAGCGCCGGCGATCTGGAGGAGGAGCTCAAGGGGCTCTCGAACTCCAAGCAGCTACGCGCTCATGCGGTCGCCTTCGCCGTGGGCGGACCCGAATTTCAGCGTCAGTGA
- a CDS encoding SUMF1/EgtB/PvdO family nonheme iron enzyme, giving the protein MRNQYGLLALTLVACSDPAPPPLAETLLEVDTNLAVPSLVQRLRVDLYAEDGTWFESRDIALPDPRDWPVSFSVYSADESQPSAVWVRLRAYPEGGVRNYEGERFLDWGDKLIPPSGDGEPRLTVEGHDQTPNEEPSPLLSVDRLLLLSLEPGTTGRVPVLLDGACAGTMVRFSNSAPKPILGEALSCSNVAGTREPVESELAHGGSASQGSQVGHFAEEACPAPRSGASTVCVPGGATVLGTQDLFLVPDLPPTPERLVALKRFWLDRDEVSVGRYRTALAQGFVPPVSPNLNDGPLGDTVSTSCTFSSTDLGREDYALSCIDWRTARALCQFWGGDLPTEAQWEYAASRGTSRGSRYPWGNSDPTCESAVYGRTTLAGQPGVCEATAGAGPRPISEGPGDVSPDGVHGLAGGVGEWCRDDYQRYDGACWGASPNLNPGCLRDDARTRSVRGGSWVAPTPVMRTQARAGAPAQNRVAFIGLRCAYDAEPGS; this is encoded by the coding sequence GTGAGGAATCAATACGGCTTGCTCGCGCTGACGCTCGTTGCTTGCAGCGACCCAGCGCCGCCCCCCCTCGCGGAGACGCTGCTCGAAGTAGACACCAACCTCGCGGTGCCGAGCCTCGTTCAACGCCTGCGCGTCGATCTGTACGCCGAGGACGGCACCTGGTTCGAGTCGCGAGACATCGCTCTCCCCGACCCCCGGGACTGGCCAGTCAGCTTCAGCGTGTACTCCGCCGACGAGAGCCAGCCTAGCGCCGTCTGGGTGAGGCTCCGCGCCTACCCCGAAGGCGGCGTGCGCAACTACGAGGGCGAACGCTTCCTCGATTGGGGTGACAAGCTGATCCCCCCGAGCGGCGACGGGGAGCCACGCCTTACCGTGGAGGGTCACGATCAAACCCCGAATGAGGAACCTTCGCCCCTGCTCAGCGTCGATCGCTTGTTGCTGCTCAGCCTCGAGCCAGGCACCACGGGACGTGTTCCCGTGCTCTTGGACGGCGCCTGCGCGGGAACGATGGTCAGGTTCTCGAACTCTGCTCCTAAGCCGATCCTCGGGGAAGCGCTGAGCTGCAGCAATGTGGCCGGGACGCGTGAGCCGGTCGAGAGCGAGCTCGCACACGGCGGGAGCGCCAGCCAGGGCTCTCAAGTTGGGCACTTCGCCGAAGAGGCATGCCCGGCTCCCCGATCTGGAGCCAGCACCGTGTGCGTTCCGGGAGGGGCGACCGTCCTTGGCACCCAAGATCTGTTCTTGGTCCCCGATTTGCCCCCAACGCCCGAGCGCCTGGTCGCCCTCAAGCGATTCTGGCTGGATCGAGACGAGGTCAGCGTCGGTCGCTACCGAACAGCGCTCGCTCAAGGCTTCGTTCCTCCCGTATCGCCAAACCTCAACGACGGCCCCCTGGGCGATACGGTCAGCACCAGCTGCACCTTCAGCAGTACCGACCTGGGGCGCGAAGATTACGCCCTTTCGTGCATCGACTGGCGCACCGCCCGCGCCCTCTGCCAGTTCTGGGGTGGCGACCTACCGACGGAAGCCCAGTGGGAGTACGCGGCCTCCCGAGGCACGAGCCGCGGTTCACGTTATCCGTGGGGCAATAGCGATCCGACCTGTGAGAGCGCGGTGTACGGCCGGACGACCCTCGCGGGGCAGCCCGGCGTATGTGAGGCTACGGCTGGCGCTGGACCTCGGCCCATCAGCGAAGGGCCAGGTGATGTCTCCCCGGACGGAGTACACGGGCTGGCAGGCGGCGTCGGCGAGTGGTGCCGCGACGACTACCAACGCTATGACGGAGCTTGTTGGGGCGCTTCGCCCAATCTGAACCCGGGGTGCCTGCGAGACGACGCACGCACAAGAAGCGTCCGGGGCGGCTCGTGGGTTGCGCCCACCCCGGTGATGCGCACCCAGGCGCGAGCTGGCGCGCCAGCCCAGAATCGAGTCGCCTTCATCGGACTGCGCTGCGCCTACGACGCGGAGCCTGGCTCATGA
- a CDS encoding 1-acyl-sn-glycerol-3-phosphate acyltransferase: MPKGQLTRTYEPNPLLRAVYSKFFDAIQVDEDWVRKVRENAARGTLIYIQRNLNPIDFFALDHLTKRYGLPQVRYTNDLGLGVLNPMGKGWFNALFPATDITPADELRDALENGGSANLFLKRPPGVLDVVAGASGGRGLKEGDELIGTLIQLQKEWDRPILLVPQVFVWSKSPDTRGMRPIDLLLGPREWPSPVRTIGQFLYNYRHVALRAGEPLDLQQFLQETGEVSEDVCIRRVTYAMLRRVERERRSVVGPAEKPPDRVRLEIARSPKLQHMIADLAGERPQERAVLTGQALSMLRELQATPEASAIKAMEVALDRVFRRIYAGIEYDRKDVERIRELAKEGTLILLPSHKSHIDYLILSYVFNEENLQLPLIAAGDNLGFFPLGPLLRRGGAFFIRRSFKGDRLYSTVVDAYIRRLIKDGFPIEVFLEGGRSRNGKLLPPKLGLLNMIVEAALSVQNRPAFFIPVSIGYERVVEAKSYERELQGGEKKREDAGGLLRSTEVLRHRYGRINLEFGESLSLDLIREELGFSATAEGGTLSPTERRAVVRRLGNRVMDEINWVTAVTPGALTALSLLSHDRRGLPHEELVERCRRFLTVLREIGARVTPATATNTGSLRPDAIREAATMFIEAELIEAHVPADPDAPSKERRKRPRPGSMNEPIYTVPDNKRITLDTSKNMILHFFVERGLIALAMRPEDGKPASRHVVRDRVQRLSRLFKFEFRFHADKTFDDIFDETLAAMLDAGEVALVRRDQLEPGPGRLDWTGQEWLANYARAFRNFLEGYRVAARGLLPLVKGALSEKDLVKKALAVGNRMFLAGEVDRKEAVSKPLIQNAYQALTDQGYLRKTGDKLELMESFRNQAAVRAIEGRIAGYLEGGFEE; the protein is encoded by the coding sequence ATGCCGAAGGGCCAACTGACCCGCACCTACGAGCCGAACCCGCTGCTACGAGCGGTCTACTCCAAGTTCTTCGACGCGATTCAGGTCGACGAGGACTGGGTGCGCAAGGTGCGGGAGAACGCCGCGCGCGGCACGCTGATTTACATTCAGCGCAACCTGAACCCGATCGACTTCTTCGCTCTCGATCACCTGACCAAGCGCTACGGCTTACCTCAGGTGCGCTACACGAATGACCTGGGACTCGGCGTCCTGAATCCGATGGGTAAGGGCTGGTTCAACGCGCTCTTCCCAGCGACCGACATAACCCCAGCGGACGAGCTGCGCGACGCGCTCGAGAACGGCGGCTCTGCGAATCTCTTTCTCAAGCGACCGCCGGGTGTGCTCGACGTGGTTGCCGGTGCCAGCGGCGGCCGCGGCTTGAAGGAGGGAGACGAACTGATCGGGACGCTGATCCAGCTTCAGAAGGAGTGGGACCGCCCAATCCTGCTCGTGCCCCAGGTGTTCGTTTGGAGCAAGAGCCCAGACACCCGCGGCATGCGCCCAATCGATCTCCTGCTCGGCCCTAGAGAGTGGCCGAGCCCGGTGCGTACCATCGGTCAGTTCCTCTACAACTATCGCCACGTGGCGCTGCGCGCTGGAGAACCCCTCGACCTTCAGCAGTTCCTCCAGGAAACAGGTGAGGTCAGCGAAGACGTGTGCATCCGCCGCGTCACTTACGCAATGCTGCGGCGCGTGGAGCGCGAGCGTCGGAGCGTGGTCGGCCCAGCCGAGAAGCCACCGGATCGCGTGCGGCTAGAGATCGCGCGCAGCCCCAAACTGCAACACATGATCGCCGATCTCGCTGGCGAGCGACCCCAGGAGCGCGCAGTGCTCACCGGCCAAGCGCTGTCGATGCTGCGAGAGCTCCAAGCGACCCCGGAAGCCTCCGCCATCAAGGCCATGGAGGTCGCGCTGGATCGGGTCTTTCGCCGCATCTACGCCGGCATCGAGTACGACCGCAAAGATGTGGAGCGGATTCGCGAGCTGGCGAAGGAAGGCACGCTCATCCTGCTTCCGAGCCACAAGAGCCATATCGACTACCTGATCCTGAGCTACGTATTCAACGAGGAGAACCTTCAGCTCCCACTGATCGCCGCCGGAGACAACCTGGGCTTCTTTCCATTGGGCCCGCTGCTGCGCCGCGGTGGTGCGTTCTTCATTCGCCGCTCGTTCAAGGGAGATCGGCTCTACTCGACGGTGGTGGACGCCTACATCCGTCGCCTGATCAAAGATGGGTTCCCCATCGAAGTCTTCTTGGAGGGCGGACGCAGTCGCAACGGAAAGCTCCTCCCCCCCAAACTCGGCTTGCTCAACATGATCGTCGAAGCTGCGCTGAGTGTTCAGAATCGCCCCGCGTTCTTCATCCCTGTGAGCATCGGCTACGAACGCGTGGTCGAAGCGAAGAGCTACGAGCGCGAGCTCCAAGGCGGCGAAAAAAAGCGGGAGGACGCCGGCGGTCTGCTGCGTTCTACAGAGGTGCTGAGACACCGCTACGGGCGAATCAACCTGGAGTTCGGTGAGTCCCTATCTCTCGATCTGATCCGTGAGGAATTAGGATTCAGCGCAACCGCGGAGGGGGGCACGCTTAGCCCGACCGAGCGACGCGCAGTGGTGCGCCGCCTGGGCAACCGGGTGATGGATGAGATCAACTGGGTCACCGCCGTCACCCCGGGCGCGTTGACCGCCCTGTCACTGCTGAGCCACGACCGCCGCGGGCTGCCACACGAAGAGCTGGTGGAACGCTGCCGGCGTTTCTTGACGGTGTTGCGTGAGATCGGCGCCCGCGTCACCCCAGCCACAGCGACCAACACAGGATCGCTGCGTCCCGACGCTATCCGAGAGGCAGCGACGATGTTCATCGAGGCCGAGCTCATCGAGGCCCATGTACCGGCCGACCCCGATGCCCCGAGCAAGGAGCGGCGCAAGCGCCCCCGCCCGGGTTCGATGAACGAGCCGATCTATACCGTCCCAGACAACAAGCGCATCACTCTGGATACCTCCAAGAACATGATCCTCCACTTCTTCGTGGAGCGTGGGTTGATCGCCTTGGCGATGCGCCCAGAAGACGGCAAGCCGGCCAGCAGACACGTCGTGCGCGATCGAGTTCAACGACTGTCACGTCTGTTCAAGTTCGAATTTCGCTTCCACGCGGATAAAACCTTCGACGACATCTTCGACGAAACCTTGGCGGCGATGCTCGACGCCGGCGAGGTCGCGCTGGTGCGACGCGACCAGCTCGAACCCGGCCCGGGGCGACTGGACTGGACAGGGCAGGAATGGCTCGCGAACTACGCCCGGGCCTTTCGCAACTTCCTCGAGGGGTATCGCGTCGCTGCTCGGGGGCTCTTGCCGCTGGTGAAGGGCGCGCTCAGCGAGAAAGATCTAGTCAAGAAGGCGCTAGCCGTCGGAAACCGCATGTTCTTGGCAGGCGAAGTGGACCGCAAAGAAGCGGTTAGCAAGCCGCTGATCCAGAACGCGTATCAAGCGCTGACCGATCAAGGTTATCTGCGCAAGACTGGCGACAAGCTCGAGCTGATGGAGTCCTTCAGGAATCAGGCTGCCGTGCGGGCGATCGAGGGTCGCATCGCAGGCTACCTCGAGGGGGGATTCGAGGAGTGA